The Mobula birostris isolate sMobBir1 chromosome 6, sMobBir1.hap1, whole genome shotgun sequence genome has a window encoding:
- the LOC140199740 gene encoding interleukin-10 receptor subunit beta-like — MTVAEILLYSTLAAVLTHPVFGKLSSPQNVKMQSINFKNVLKWSPVTYRKGDLHYSVEYQSYYNNQYNQKHLEKACTNINVTECDLSNELAIGVGYYLRVRAEYKDETSDWTNAIEFEPSRDTEIGPPLAVTVKPRLDMLDVYISEPVNENNNKSMHEYFQDLGYEVFYWEATEKNKSERTYIQQNTITLTNLKPWTTYCLKVKPFVNNRITQSSSITCETTMDNGRIADWKIVVIFLASLCVVFLVIIGIFYASLHGYRIIRYIFFPSYKLPEHIKQFLKEPWLNSPFLPPQTNNLPEEPFDKLFFFSNLQECLNDTDIDIPTKLDMLQMYTLKKESEDEEKQTQHNNTNFYARVQTLPKNSV, encoded by the exons ATGACTGTGGCAGAAATCTTGCTGTATTCCACGTTGGCGGCAGTTTTAACGCACCCAG TTTTTGGAAAGCTATCTTCACCCCAGAATGTGAAAATGCAATCCATCAATTTTAAGAATGTACTCAAATGGAGCCCAGTTACTTATCGCAAAGGAGACCTTCATTATTCAGTTGAATATCAAAG CTACTACAACAATCAATATAATCAAAAGCATCTTGAAAAAGCCTGTACAAACATCAACGTCACAGAATGTGACTTGTCTAATGAACTGGCCATCGGAGTTGGTTATTACCTGCGTGTGAGAGCTGAATACAAAGATGAGACATCTGACTGGACCAATGCCATAGAGTTTGAACCTTCTCGTGACA CTGAAATCGGACCTCCTTTGGCAGTGACTGTGAAGCCAAGATTGGATATGCTCGATGTCTACATCTCTGAACCTGTAaatgaaaataacaataaatCTATGCATGAATATTTTCAGGACTTGGGTTATGAAGTTTTTTACTGGGAAGCTACAGAGAAAAATAAG AGTGAAAGAACTTACATCCAGCAGAACACGATAACCCTCACCAATCTGAAACCTTGGACCACCTACTGCTTGAAAGTTAAACCCTTTGTGAATAACCGAATAACTCAATCGAGTTCAATTACCTGTGAAACTACAATGGATAATG GTAGAATTGCAGATTGGAAGATTGTTGTGATTTTTCTTGCATCACTTTGTGTTGTCTTTCTTGTGATCATTGGCATTTTCTATGCATCACTTCATGGATACAGAATCATCAGATATATTTTCTTTCCTTCGTACAAACTTCCTGAACACATAAAACAG TTCCTGAAAGAACCTTGGCTGAATTCTCCATTCCTGCCACCTCAGACTAACAATCTGCCTGAAGAACCTTTTgacaaattattttttttttcaaatttacaAGAATGCCTTAACGATACTGATATTGACATTCCTACAAAACTGGATATGCTTCAGATGTACACCTTAAAGAAAGAAAGTGAAGATGAAGAGAAACAGACACAACATAATAACACTAATTTTTATGCAAGAGTGCAAACACTACCAAAGAATTCTGTGTGA